ataatgagtgtgaatgtagcagacatgagacaatttataaattttaaataaataagtaaattaattaaaataatgaaattgaaaaaaatgcgcTTGCGGATTTtgtatttatctaaatatgaagtttttaatttttactctacttacattttattcatttattttcaaatttaaaaaattgacaattgtcTGACATTTTCACACTCatgtaatataatgataattatattaaagtcATCAGTAAATACTTATTCTAAATagtaattctttaatttataattaaaacgtaaataattatagaataaatattaaaatttattgtctacgCAGGAAAAATCGTAacttaaacattaaaaattattatactgaATTTACCcattatctaataatttttagattttttttaaaaagataataaataataatttgcacctgtagtttttttaattttctacatatgcatttttttataattgatttgatacacgaaaattttactgaaatttattttccaaatttcgtttaactctcatttaatatcaattgtaagtaatatttttaaaatctaaataccTCGGCGAAATTACTActacgttgtccttttttcaatcaaggttttaattttttttcgtaatcaataaataaaattttaatacgctTACGAtagttaaaagttttttattttccgtgtaTGAATCAGTGTATCAATAATATAgcttttagaaaaatatttattgacattaaaattaaaatagatcATCTTAccgtaacataaaaaaaaccttGTTCTAATTTTACCTcaacgtatatatatatacacacatcaAAACAAGTCCCAGGTTAATTTGAACCGTCAGTAAAGATGATAAGATACGATTAAATTACTCATGTCTTATCGCTGATACATTATCTTTATCTCCGATGATACGGCTGTTGATGTAGACGTATAATTGTATCATAGTATCGTCGTAGTATTGATACATACCcgcattcatatatatgtatatatatttgtactgTATATGTAACAAGCACATAAACGGAAATAGTGATTAACTGTGAGGCAGAATGTTGTGTGAATCATAATTGAAATTCCTGtccataattaaattgtttctGGTTTTGATATCCATTCAATGGTTACAGTgtactgtaaataaaaaattcaattttaaaatgccGAAACGTTTTCGAATGTTTGTAAAAACGCGCCGTTTAAGAGGTGaatttaattgcaattaaatattgtaggaatttatttattggttttgaatattttttcttctgttTTGTTTGTACTCCaatcaataataatgtattgatttcatattgtaaaataaaataatgatattaaaaataataataacaacaacgataatataatatagaataattGATATTTCAGGAGCAACGTCAGACGCGGAACCGTCACTTGAAGTACGAGAAGAGCAGTATGAGATTCATATTGAGAGAACAACAGGCGGTCTGGGTTTGTCGATTGCAGGAGGCATTGGTTCGACGCCATTCAAAGGAGACGATGAGGGGATTTTCATTTCCAGAGTTACTGAGGGTTTGTTTTATCATACTaatcactatatatataaatgtatatatgtgtattgttagatattatattttatacatatatactaatAAAGTCTAAAGCAAATAGAGCTATTATATTTTGAAGGTTCTTGTAATAgcagtatatatttttttttaattggatcGATTACATCAATAGGTGGTCCAGCCGATTTAGCAGGGTTGAAGGTTGGCGACAAAGTTATTTCGGTAAATGGGGTTTCAGTGGTTGATGTTGATCACTACGACGCAGTTGAAGTTTTAAAAGCTTGTGGAAGAGTCCTTGTACTTGTTATACTAAGAGAGGTCACGCGAATAGTACCACCATCTGAACaggttaatttatttacttgataattactatttattcgTTCGCTCTATTTTACTggtcttaaatttttttattattgccaGCGTCGTTAGTGAGTTAGTAGTGCATGAGTGGGAAAagcaattattgtttttaatttcagcAGTCAACGAGGAAAGACTCTGTGTGCTCGAGTCTGAGTACCAGTCGTGCTCCAAGTGCTACCTCTTATGTGTCGTCGACTGCTCTGTCTCATAATCTAGAAAACGGCGATACTTTGTCGCGTGATTACGTCAAagtaagatatatatatttattgatctaatattatttattgtttttatttataaataaattaaaaaaaaaaaaaatggtttctCTTTCTAGACAAAGAAAATTCCCGAGCCTTTGCCTGTATTGAGTAATGAAGAGACATTAGTACCGGTGCTTGTGCACACAACATTAATACGAGATCAAAATGGTCTTGGGTTCAGTATTGCGGGCGGAAAAGGTTCATTGCCTTTCAAAGACAATACCGatgtaagtttatttaatattgctATGAGCGTAAATAATCTGTATTGacgtataattaattttatctctgCGCAggctatatttatatcaagaATAACCGACGGCGGCGTTGCACAGAGAGACGGCAAATTATTAGTTGGCGATAGAGTTGTATCGGTAagtaatagtgaaaaaaaaaaggggatATGACTATGGGGATTAGTAATTAGCATTGCTCTCTTGttacaactaattaaaaataactttttgatcTTACGCTACTCAATCAACTGaagcataattaatttttcagatcAATGGGGTCGAAATGAGCGAAGCAAAACACGAGCAAGCTGTGTCGATGCTAACAGGTCTCGAAAGGTTCGTTAGGCTGGTAGTTGAACGAGAGATACCTATTTCCCAGGCGAGCTCGTTGATGCAAGTAACTCCTTCGGAAAAATCTCCCCGATTGATCGGCGCATCCACGCCACGTCCTTACACTGGGCTCTATACTGCTAACAGTTATATGGCGAATCGACCTGGTTACGCCGGGTATCGACGTTCTATTGACGCGGACAAAACACTCTCGCCAAGTCCGACAGCAAGAACGCCACCTCCTCCACCACCGGCGCCACTCGCGCTTGCAAAACCcgaacaacaacagcaacaacctGTCAACGGCATTCCCAAGATGAACGGCGTGAGCGACAGTTCTAATAACGCCAAAGTGATAAGTCCTACGAGTATTGTCAATCCACCTCAGCCTGCGCCTCGGCAAACTATACCAGCTTCACAGTCGCAGCAACAACTACAGCTACAACCGCAGTCACCTCAATCTCAGTCTCAGACTCAACCTCAACCTCAATCGCAGCATCAACCATCTCGACAATCAGGCGCGACAACGCCCAGCCAACCAGAACCAGCAAGAGCGACATCACCGCAGGAAGACATACAGGTACCGAAGCCAATCACCAACGAGGAATTTCAGGCCATGATTCCCGCTCACTTCCTACGACCTCCGACCTCCTCGCCCTCGCCAGACTCCCAGCAGGGTCCAGTCGTTACAGTGACTATCAAGCAGCCTGATAACTTACCCGGAGACGTTAACTTTCCTCCGGCGCCCACTACACTTGGTAAAGTTACCGAGACCATCACTAAGAGTACACTCACCGAGACAGTTGTTACACGTGTCACCGACAATCATCTGGTCCAGCCAGTTATCATTGAGGTATGCTTGCAGCTTCACGCATGACACTTTAAACATCAATAATAACTATTgctattactactattattatttttattattattattattatctatttattgtatttctctctgttgtacataaatatgtattgtaaTGTGTATCGAGACACAGACATCACATTACCATAGATTTCCAACGCacacgataaattatttaaaagctcTGTTGCTAGACTAGACGCTACAACTCACAAACTCCAATCCTCTTTATTAAATCCTCCACCGTTGGCCATCTCGTCCTCAGTATCTACTCATGGATTTAAAATactaactttatttaattattattattaatgatgtTGATTGTTATTAGGACGTTGTACTGATGAAGGAAGGATCGCTCGGCTTTAGCATCATCGGTGGCACCGATCACTCTTGCACGCCATTCGGCGCTAAAGAACCTggtatttttatatctcatGTAAGTGTCccacttttttataaataaataaatagataaatttattttaaataaattaattactatttaaatatttaggtTGTACCTGGAGGAATAGCTGCTAAATCTGGCAAACTTCGCATGGGTGACAGGATATTGAAAGTCAATGGAACAGATGTGACTAAAGCCACGCATCAGGAAGCTGTCATGGAACTATTGAGGCCTGGAGAATCAATTGTTTTGACTGTGCAGCACGACCCGTTGCCAGAAAATTATCAGGTACTGATGTATTAAAATTACCAACAGCTTAcgacttttatatttaatacttataattatatgagCTTTCACGACTAGTTGCTTCGCAATATGCCACATACTTGCACGCGTCttcgattaataattataagcagcttttttttttattttttaaattatttttaaatcgtaggatattgtaattaatactttcgaacagtaaatttacttatattttattgtattaaaaaaaaaatttggaaaattcatTCCTAATAAAAATGGCTGCAGTATGTTTATTTACATGTAAAATTGTCGGTTTTAACAGTAATAATTTACGACGTGTATAAGTGTACAGAAATAGGTGATATAGAATAATGGATAAGCGTGCGACACGATAAAGTGCCACATAGAAGAGCTGCAGTAGGAATTTCGGAGAGGAACCTTTTCTGCACAATTCTgaagattgtaaaaaaaaaaaattaagtcgtttttgagataTCCGTGCTAcaacctttttttttgaaccacaGACCAACGAACGTTACGATAGATTTTCTTACATTAATTCGTATcggaaaacttgaaaaaagtATCAAGCTTATTCATTAGTATTCCctctttatatttatgtacttttCATAACGTGTAagtgtaatataaaaataatatatagcgTTCTAGTGTGAGGAAATCGTGCGATCTTGACAAGTCGGTTATAAAGCTCCGCTTCGCGTTCGAGGCGcacaaaaaactattttaagtttaaatatttaattgcacTGAGAAAAATTTGGAGTGAACACGGATTAAATCTGGAGTGGGTGgctgtttattttattctctcggagtaaaattcactacgaaaggagtttattttaatattaaaactccgaaacCACTCAGCTGAAAAAACACATTCtatatttactccgtatgcaaagtgattttttaaaactctggAATTCCAAGTgacggagtaaattcggatttaaataaaatccactatcactcctaattttttacagtgtaattatTCAGcgagataaattaaatcatcgtTTATCTGTCacgttaatttaataacttgtTGTCCAACAAGCTGGTCGAAATAGAGTACATCCCAGTAACAGTAAGTAATCGATCTGATGAATGTATCCCTATTACATCCctcgattaaattattatcatcatcattattattattattattattttttttttgtatctaaaCTTAACTTTCCTCTACTCTAGATGACTacataatcaataataaaataataatttgattaataaGCGGCTTTTTACTGCTTGGAGCTAATAATGTGATGCTTATTTACGTGCTCACTtaacttgtatttttttttcttcacatgttttttgtattcttgattatttatttgaaaaaaaaatttaagtgcagttttataaaattgtttattaaattttaggaACTTGTGATAGTTAAAGAACCTGGTGAAAAATTAGGCATGCACATAAAAGGAGGACTTCGTGGTCAGCGAGGAAATCCACTAGACCATACAGACGAGGGCgtatttatttcgaaaataaattccGGCGGTGCTGCTAAGCGTGACGGAAGATTGAAGGTCTGTTAATTTACATTATGatggttattattaaattggtgtaaatTGGCTCAATTAatgtcgatttaaaaaaataaattgagtgattaataatattaattttaattataaacatattTAGGTGGGCATGAGATTATTAGAAGTCAATGGCACATCATTACTGGGAGCTACGCATCAAGAAGCGGTCAATATTCTTCGTTGCTCTGGCAATACGATAACTCTGGTTGTGTGCAAGGGATACGATAAAAACGAAGTCGAGCACTTGCTGACACTGTCCGGAAGAGAGTCTAAAGAGTCACGAAGATCTCAAGATATCAAAGAAACCTCACCGACTGAAGGATTAAAGTCTTTGTCTCAGAGTGTCTCGAGTCTTGACCGAGATGACGAAGAGGCCGCGACACTGAGACAAGAGCAAGAAATGAAAGAAGAGCTCGTCGCTTGGGAACAAGAGGAGCGCGAACGGGCGTTGATTGAACACAGAGAAAAATCAACTCCTGAAAAAGTAcgtagttttttatttcagttgtACAGTCAATCTATTGCTGATTGATGAGCATGGATTTGTTTAATTATGGCTAGtcgtatatttaaaatttatttatttaaacaaaatgattAGTGCGAAATAGTGCAAGTAGATTATTAGacctagaaatttttttttgcataggTTATGGATGTAGTAAGGGCAGCTGAATCATTAGTTAATAAACCAAATAGTCCTGTTGATACTCCTGTGCCACCAAAGTCACCTGGTGGAACAAAAGATCTTAAAACTACGACTATTGTAATGAGTAAACACACACTGGCACCACAGAATCCCACTGTAagtacttgaattatttttttataaagctacttagtatatatttttagatcgATAGCTtgtgtataaattatttaaatttttatgcatGATAGATGCATGTATAAATAACTGCTCTCATCTTCAAAGTGATCccactataaatttataatttttaatgtcatgAGTGTTGCACTAGTAGCTTCTCCAATAAACGGTAGCACTTCATCAAcaatataagtaattaaaatttaaattaaatacagttatacatatatatttgtataacaaaaatacaaaatcaCTTGCACAAATCAAAATGGCAGCACTTTTCATCGGTTTACTCAAATAGTTAAATGTTTGTCAAGAGAAATTCAATGTCTAGatgatgttattttattattattattattaatatttgattttgaatATTCTGTTGTCACCAAACACTTGACGGTTGATAAGGACCTTCATTATTGTGTACCTGTGATTATTTAGAAGTTTGAATAGATGTTCTAAAGCCATTGAGCGACTTTTAGCATGCAAACATTGCACCAActggtatatattttatttttaaaataattttaataatttgagggACCTATTTTAAAACTACACACCCATATGTGCCTATTTTTTTGTCACTAGGGAATTCATGTCATATGCACtcagatattaattattcttgattcaagatctgcttactattaatttatctatttaagaaaacatttattcttattgcctgaatatttaattttgaatttgaaaaaaaaaaacaatttttaatttaatgacaaaaacTTATCGAGAGATAGTTTGatgcagcaaaaaaaaaatcaattgattgaaaatttttaagacgGCAGTAATTCAAATTACCAGAAactaaaacagaaaaaattagtagggtagtaccatttgtggccactggcccatttttggacattcagtactttattttgattaatgaaaaaatataaaaaaattaaatgtctgcgtattttaaaaattatattatttaaatctttcaaGTGTCCAAAACTTGGCCTAAAGTGTCCAAAAACGGTACCTATACCCTGTATATTGTCTTGaaacaagaataataaattaaaaaatatattttaccttTTCTGAGTGTCGctatttattttccattattaataatcgtaTTTATCATTCGTtcattggtaaaaaaaaaatgtaatcctctgtattaaaataaaaaataaaatcccaTGATCAATGGCGCATGGATCGTGTTACTGTCATATCAGTGTTTGTAGTGACGCATGCTCTGGTTTATTGAGAGCCAAAAAAAGAGACATGTTTCACGTGTTTACAGACGATGGACGGTGACAGTACCACCCTGGCCGCCCTCTGACAGGAGTGAGTTGTTCAATCCTATCATTTATCTCTCTATCTACGTACGCGTCTGCCCAGGAAACTGTACTGCggttaatttatctttttactaaacaaaaattgaaacaagaaaaacaaaaaaacaaagcaaccaaaccaaaaaaattcattttaattaacataactGTATTTAAAATACCTATAGGGTAAAAGCccaaattatttactctataaaaaagtatattagatactataatttattgattatgtttcatattaatattatataaattttttaacggcatttcttatttttacgtttattaattcaacaactttttttttactgttaattaataaaatttttcctatacACAAAGCATTTTATGTGATGACTGAAATGAATCAGTTATTGAcaagtcataaaatttatatggaaaatacaattttcttttttactaaacatttataaataatgtaaaattaaaaaaaaaatctagtcaaaaattttcatattaaactttttaaataaaataaagatatgGCACAATATCTTGCCGGTCCGAATTGCCCTATCTTatgctatgaaaaaaaaaaaaaatatatatatatatatatatatatatatatatatatatatctttaataGATAGACAGTGTGAATAAttgggtcttttaccttatatatattaaaaagaaaaaatgtacTATCCCGTACgtataaatgttattaaattatgcaattaaatatataacgaTATATATTGTTGCTCCATTTGTTACtgccattaaaaattaagagtAAAATCTTGGAATCTCAATCGGCCAGTCcacaatttataatattataaattaaataaattatcatataaaaatgttattaataatttattgataaaaatctatttattgagactgtaaataatatattttattttattttattttaaataaagttggCCGATGATTGGGAATATTTCTGTgatagacaaaaaaattaaatgaaaaatactaTTACGTTTTAATTCAAACTTTATATGCATTACGtgggaaattattattataaataatgacaaataagtatatttaataattcttcaCAGAAGAAATTGAGCTTACAGTAATTGCTTTTAAATTAGttggttataaatttaaatatccgctagaatttattttttttcatcatacctgcgccaaaaatttaaatttctacccGGTTTAGAGGAAAGAAAGTCGTTCTTTTCTTTAGTAAGAATACAAATCAAAAATTGGCGCATGCGCCATTCTTCCCACAAACATaggctaaaatttaaactttctgaTGAAGATCTGGTGAAAATCGTAAACACACCACGGATAGGACGTCCCAATCCGCGTGTTAGTCTTCGGCTCAGACAATTATAAACGCGAGTTGGAATATCCTACTTTTCTCCCTAGgcgtgtaatatactatttaaccTCTGTTTGTAGGAAAAATAGCGCATGcgcaaattttcattatttccgAAATAGCACACTTGATATTGTAACATCTATAAGATGTCAATTTTCAAACCGTTTTTTGAAATACGATAAGACACTGAAACGTTGAAAAaacaatcagaaatttatgtcaccgaaaaaatatttgtttaaaagaCTTTATTCAAGTGACGACAAAAAGTTCATTACAAATAATCTTTACTCAAACTTGTAGTCACCTCAATTACAGCTGCTGTTGTTGTAGCAACTACACTTTTTTTCGTGTGGTCAAATAAGACATCTAAacgatttttgatttaaaatgtcTTTTTACGATAGGAAAAATAACGCAAATTGTCTATGGCTCCTAGGACCAACATCTGTACgttttatttagataaaaaaacttgactttgagacaaaaaaaaaatgtcttgttcttttaaaagacatcttaaagttgtttCTGTGCTACTCGGgttgttttttcataaaagaaaACGACTTTCTTGGTTCTAAAGAGGGCAGGGATTTAAACCTGCGACGCAGGTACGAcggaaataaaagtaatgtttTAATGTAATTGAGCTGATGATTGgctttttaaacaatattgatattaaatattgctGTAGcgagaatatttaaatagttaagCGCTCCGACGCTCgctgtataaaatatttcctacaaaatataaatcttgTGTCGTCCAATCTATCATTAATGAacaattaagaattaaataattataataataatgataatgataatctTCAATGTTAGTACTGTACAAATGTATTTATTGtcttttgatattaattataaattatatatatatttattgttcacaAAAAACgaagtcatttttattttactttattttttttttttaatttataaatatcaccGAGGTTGTGAAAAAGTCTgtaatatattcatttattgtgttattaaaaaatgtccaaaatattgaaacaattataatatataaatatatacatataaaaaaaaagtatatcgTTCGTacgtaagaataaataaaattataaaaattataaaaataaaatcaaatgaaatatttataaaattaaaaaagtgatGTTTAgaaaactaaatatataaatgtttgtgaaaaaaaaaattttaattaatgatttaatctGTTACGTGCAAGCCCATATCATTGACAAGTTTTAAAATCTttgtaatgtaattattaaaaaaaaaacaaatgacaaattttctatcgatgttatatatgatatataactTTAATGGACCAgatgtttatatattattacaaaatatacgatatttatctaaatatatatggaaaattaaataaaacgttgacgttgtgaattaaaaaaattatatatatacacacacatgtatatatatatatatataaatgcttaaaatattaataaattatttatggaatCCTATtgctttaattaattgatcatCAAGGCAGGAATTTCTCTTGGCAAtagtcaatttatttttatcattgattaactatttgtattaaatattaattttatattaagaaTTAACTCTTtgcagcataaaaaaaattaaataaatcaaaattttatggtgaaaaaaaattattaccgaGTAAtggagtattttaaaaatgaaaagcatTATGATGAATACTTCaaagagttaaaaatataaataatgtatatttaaaaaaagcaaacgaaaaaaaatatattactaagaaaaaaaagtcacgtACCATATTTAAATTCCTTGTCCTAAATGAACTAAAAAATCTAATGTACTTTAGGCGCtacattcaaaattaaaagaagAATACGGTACATCTGTGGATGATCCTACGTCAACTGAACAATCAGTAACTACTTGTACTTCTACTACTGCCTCTATCAAGTCACAACCCCATGCAACAACGACCAATCTAGATTGCCACTTACAGTCTCAATCCCAATCCCAGTCTCAATCTCAATCTCTTACTCTTCCTGCTAAATCGAAGAGTAAATCAAATGCTAAGCGAAGTATTACCTTTGCAACTCTTCCTTCTCCTTATAAATCGACTCAATGTATAACAAGTCCTATCGTTAACTCAATGCCTGCCAAAGATAACCGTCCAGTTTCCATGCACGAAATATCTAGTTACTATCCAGCcgctgatttttataaaaaaaatatatctaacgCTGATAACAACAATAAGTTACCGCGTTTTCGGCTCCCTCCGACGCCACTGACAAGTCCGGGGTGTAAGAAGGATTATTCTGGGTCTAAGAGTATCACCACCTCTCTTAACGATATACAGATTGCACGTTCTGttgatggaaaaaatattgtggTTGAGGTGAGGTCTTCTTGGCATGTTTAATAACTAATACTTCttattaacttaattatttatttatctttcaggtgcttttatctttaattttaatctttatcACTCacgcattttattattacatttataaataattactaacactttttattttattcatttcatggctttaattattttttgctctGAGTTTTAttaacgaatttttaaaaattgtttagcCGTCGCCGAGTCCCTCACCAACGCCAGCTAAAATGTCTGTTAGCgataggaaaaaattatttgaaactgCTGTTGAAGAACATCTCAAACCATCTCCAAAACCAggtaatttactaattttttaaatttatttacgtcgtaatttttttatcgcgcCGCTACAATTAATTCTTATCTGGGATtatctactaaaaaaaaattaatctgtgTAAAATTAAgccttttattatctttttttttttttaatttaatttattgcatgatttgacttaattttttttttaaatgagataaaaaaatctaaaattaatttttttttatgattaatttcgagttacacaattatttatatgatcctgaagttaacagacaattaacaatgttcggatttttttctcaacaaatcaaatacaaaaaaaaaaaaactaaaaaaatgcgcatgtagaaaattttaaaaactataagtgcatttttttaaaatattttttttttttaatttatcgctttgaaaaaatttcaaaaattattagacgtcggctaacagccatatttatataatagaaTCAGTTAATGTCATTAAATTTGGTATCGATTAAAAACTCTTGACTAGAATTTGTGCAAATCTATGATtctaattcttttttattgccaagtatcgaaataaatcaatttatttatatcatttgaattacatttaaattacacgggaaaaaatatcgtat
The sequence above is drawn from the Microplitis demolitor isolate Queensland-Clemson2020A chromosome 3, iyMicDemo2.1a, whole genome shotgun sequence genome and encodes:
- the LOC103571521 gene encoding protein lap4 isoform X1, with product MFRCIPIFKGCNRQVEYVDKRHCSLPSVPEDILRYSRSLEELLLDANHIRDLPKNFFRLQRLRKLGLSDNEIHRLPPDIQNFENLVELDVSRNDIPDIPENIRNLRALQVADFSSNPIPRLPAGFVKLKNLTVLGLNDMSLTSLPLDFGSLESLQSLELRENLLKNLPESLSQLSKLERLDLGDNEIEELPPHLGKLPALQELWLDQNQLQHLPPEIGQLTTLACLDVSENRLEDLPEEIRGLVSLTDLHLSQNVIEKLPDGIGELKKLTILKVDQNRLTSLNPNIGQCENLQELILTENFLFELPVSIGNLHNLNNLNVDRNSLQYLPTEIGNLKNLGVLSLRENKLQYLPSEVGQCTALHVLDVSRNRLQYLPYSLIYLNLKAVWLSENQAQPMLTFQTDIDEDTGQEVLTCFLLPQLENNAAGLQEGGPLSMIVGMRNAVQNNEMRELASSDDENWQEKEASRTHSVKFTDDGPEADKETPFVRQNTPHPKELKAKAHKLFSKGKNDSRSGSTEEQDVSQTFGLDKTDVDATHANEEDQAETSHPVTTTIGEGKPDESALSNQVKVAASETSNEDPVTKFNDRENEIHHQPSEQLSPDAVDVEVSVSEVSTRGRQEGGEDDSEGDDDDMSHRRVEFTISEDTDCEGGVNTGKPNRLHRRDTPHHLKNKRIHPAIDKDKVASIIAQAMMKKNDETSVSTSLPTESVDNYDIHSQGATSDAEPSLEVREEQYEIHIERTTGGLGLSIAGGIGSTPFKGDDEGIFISRVTEGGPADLAGLKVGDKVISVNGVSVVDVDHYDAVEVLKACGRVLVLVILREVTRIVPPSEQQSTRKDSVCSSLSTSRAPSATSYVSSTALSHNLENGDTLSRDYVKTKKIPEPLPVLSNEETLVPVLVHTTLIRDQNGLGFSIAGGKGSLPFKDNTDAIFISRITDGGVAQRDGKLLVGDRVVSINGVEMSEAKHEQAVSMLTGLERFVRLVVEREIPISQASSLMQVTPSEKSPRLIGASTPRPYTGLYTANSYMANRPGYAGYRRSIDADKTLSPSPTARTPPPPPPAPLALAKPEQQQQQPVNGIPKMNGVSDSSNNAKVISPTSIVNPPQPAPRQTIPASQSQQQLQLQPQSPQSQSQTQPQPQSQHQPSRQSGATTPSQPEPARATSPQEDIQVPKPITNEEFQAMIPAHFLRPPTSSPSPDSQQGPVVTVTIKQPDNLPGDVNFPPAPTTLGKVTETITKSTLTETVVTRVTDNHLVQPVIIEDVVLMKEGSLGFSIIGGTDHSCTPFGAKEPGIFISHVVPGGIAAKSGKLRMGDRILKVNGTDVTKATHQEAVMELLRPGESIVLTVQHDPLPENYQELVIVKEPGEKLGMHIKGGLRGQRGNPLDHTDEGVFISKINSGGAAKRDGRLKVGMRLLEVNGTSLLGATHQEAVNILRCSGNTITLVVCKGYDKNEVEHLLTLSGRESKESRRSQDIKETSPTEGLKSLSQSVSSLDRDDEEAATLRQEQEMKEELVAWEQEERERALIEHREKSTPEKVMDVVRAAESLVNKPNSPVDTPVPPKSPGGTKDLKTTTIVMSKHTLAPQNPTALHSKLKEEYGTSVDDPTSTEQSVTTCTSTTASIKSQPHATTTNLDCHLQSQSQSQSQSQSLTLPAKSKSKSNAKRSITFATLPSPYKSTQCITSPIVNSMPAKDNRPVSMHEISSYYPAADFYKKNISNADNNNKLPRFRLPPTPLTSPGCKKDYSGSKSITTSLNDIQIARSVDGKNIVVEPSPSPSPTPAKMSVSDRKKLFETAVEEHLKPSPKPEKVFTFLSQDEVEKLKQEEERKIATLTRDEFKSWAQIDDMEGLEESEEIIEHDNRRPNSRLSSRSSLPSLQGYPSIVRTAKAERRMKEKMKEEGLISDDDEESHLSPAEQRALRAEKRAAWRHARLKSLEQDALQAQMVIKKMSEMMDTSAKDGSTLPQDPQQPEKIAEFGTLRPSSADFPKLAVRSKVGPPKAVRESEKIVDEKVTRRTEEYVDEVTGERRVRTVEYVEKLIEREVETLREKIISLELSNAEEEVDTGKVAADSEPESESEDLTGQDLSTSVAVESSDSFICTSPTTETAPSIGGKNVGPNNSSAAKKKKRKRSKKGRN